Proteins from one Porites lutea chromosome 3, jaPorLute2.1, whole genome shotgun sequence genomic window:
- the LOC140931880 gene encoding uncharacterized protein produces MATCLSSSPRETSFAVSRVLVRPIGQKYGGKYYVIPQSLEDLRRELEIPEEVKLFNEVLGELKDVTLLRDGDVLYHGAGEPSVAPAQRSAQKEQSVSDALRNIFGQQESMPVVSYGSTIDSALANVTNVMNSYAQNRPVSRRQRASQRPRFGPYNRHISAQKKRRVVQALSYTPILERNNEPWCYKSFREIWEGNIEYSDQSSQSEILTAICEAYNLSPPIRKPNATPLKKEQLRFVHRKNGKVTTRQSAVYDGLGISCNYRQGCIYVEIVMPTTCTTTTNDCIVNDASAISRIGPSTSVTRCTDVGQRTSRLVSEINTCRVCII; encoded by the exons ATGGCGACTTGCTTATCATCTTCTCCTCGTGAAACTTCATTCGCAGTATCTCGTGTACTTGTACGGCCAATTGGTCAGAAATACGGCGGAAAG TACTATGTAATTCCTCAATCTTTGGAAGATCTCCGAAGAGAGCTTGAGATTCCAGAAGAGGTAAAACTATTTAACGAGGTCTTGGGGGAACTCAAAGATGTAACTTTGTTAAG AGATGGAGATGTTCTATATCATGGAGCAGGAGAACCTTCCGTGGCCCCTGCACAACGTTCTGCTCAAAAGGAACAGTCGG TGTCTGACGCTTTACGGAACATATTTGGCCAACAAGAGTCAATGCCAGTTGTCAGCTATGGTTCAACTATTGATAGTGCTCTGGCCAACGTAACAAATGTCATGAACAGTTATGCCCAGAACAGACCAGTATCAAGAAGACAAAGAGCATCTCAACGGCCAAGATTTGGACCATACAATAGGCACATTTCAGCACAGAAAAAACGTCGAGTTGTGCAAGCACTCTCATACACCCCAATTCTGGAAAGGAATAATGAGCCTTGGTGCTATAAATCATTTCGGGAAATATGGGAAGGAAACATCGAATATTCCGACCAAAGCTCACAGTCAGAAATTCTGACTGCAATCTGTGAGGCTTATAATTTATCGCCACCCATACGCAAGCCAAATGCCACTCCGCTAAAGAAGGAACAGTTACGTTTTGTGCACAGGAAAAATGGCAAAGTTACAACAAGACAGTCTGCTGTGTATGATGGATTAGGAATTTCGTGTAATTACAGACAAGGGTGCATTTATGTTGAAATTGTTATGCCCACTACCTGCACAACTACCACAAAT GATTGCATTGTTAATGATGCATCGGCCATTTCTCGCATTGGACCAAGTACATCAGTTACTCGATGCACTGATGTTGGACAAAGGACATCAAGACTGGTCAGTGAGATTAATACATGTAGGGTCTGCATTATCTag